A region of Leishmania mexicana MHOM/GT/2001/U1103 complete genome, chromosome 8 DNA encodes the following proteins:
- a CDS encoding DNA-directed RNA polymerase I-like protein — MRLEIVECVKNEHAAGETLTFQLNEVDSSFANALRRVMLAEIPTLAIEYVTIRQNTSVLPDEMIAHRLGLVPLFSGKAKRLNFPQDCGCGGSGCPDCQITGSLKVQCPPNQHSKQVFIGDSLQIDDAEVYPVSAEEHGIWLVTLGRSQVLDLHVVIRKNIAKTHAKFMPVATVAMRYAPEIILNLNGFQTLGKAKAREWVARCPRNVFRFVERTGQVEVQDEDACIFCRECTSQEPPFDRLPEPLVFVRQKKNKMGYFDFTFTVESTGVLPVLQIVYDAVAVVRKKLQRVSEGLMKDPNADGVKMRTIGQSTTAPVVPNADAVRKGAEEDNLNFTMQ, encoded by the coding sequence GTTTCAGCTCAACGAGGTGGACAGCTCTTTTGCcaacgcgctgcggcgtgtcATGTTGGCGGAGATTCCGACGCTCGCCATTGAGTACGTGACAATCCGCCAGAACACGTCGGTGCTGCCCGATGAGATGATCGCTCACCGGCTTGGCCTTGTGCCGCTCTTCTCCGGGAAGGCGAAGCGCTTAAACTTTCCGCAAGATTGCGGCTGTGGCGGGAGCGGGTGCCCAGACTGCCAGATCACCGGTTCGCTGAAGGTGCAGTGCCCGCCGAACCAGCATAGCAAGCAGGTGTTCATTGGCGATTCTCTGCAGATCGATGACGCTGAGGTGTACCCAGTGAGTGCGGAGGAGCATGGCATTTGGCTGGTCACGCTGGGACGCAGCCAGGTGCTGGATCTGCATGTCGTAATTCGCAAGAACATTGCCAAGACGCACGCCAAGTTTATGCcagtggcgacggtggcgatgcGCTACGCTCCTGAGATCATCCTCAACCTCAACGGGTTCCAGACCCTCGGGAAGGCGAAAGCGCGTGAGTGGGTGGCCCGCTGTCCGCGGAACGTCTTTCGGTTTGTCGAGCGCACTGGCCAGGTGGAGGTGCAAGACGAGGACGCCTGCATCTTCTGCCGCGAGTGCACGTCGCAGGAGCCCCCGTTCGACAGGCTTCCCGAGCCGCTAGTGTTTGTGCGGCAGAAGAAGAACAAGATGGGCTACTTCGACTTCACCTTCACAGTGGAGTCGACCGGGGTGCTACCGGTGCTGCAGATTGTGTACGatgccgtggcggtggtgcgcaagAAGCTGCAACGGGTGAGTGAGGGCCTCATGAAGGACCCGAATGCGGACGGTGTAAAGATGCGCACGATTGGCCAGTCCACAACTGCCCCCGTGGTGCCCAACGCGGATGCCGTGCGGAAgggcgcggaggaggacaacCTCAATTTCACCATGCAATAA